From the Clostridium sp. Marseille-P299 genome, one window contains:
- a CDS encoding LysR family transcriptional regulator, translated as MYNKMLDTFIAVADCGSLTKAAERLYISPTAVMKQMNALESHLDLKLIERTPSGIRLTEAGALIYQDAKFMIDYSKKSISSARATLFANDTTFCVGTSLLNPAKPFMDLWYQVNKDFPEYKLHLVPFEDNHEGILSEISKLGEKFDFLIGVCDSKAWLNLCNMLPIGRYKKMIAVSREHPLAEKSRINLEDLYGETLMMVKPGDSDVNDFIRNDLERHHPKVHIEDTTQFYDLSVFNHCAETGKVLLTTECWQDVHPGLVTIPVNWDYSIPYGLLYSLDAPEDVLRFVNTLERKM; from the coding sequence ATGTATAATAAAATGCTTGATACATTTATAGCGGTTGCCGACTGTGGTAGCCTTACAAAAGCAGCAGAACGTTTATATATCTCACCCACAGCTGTTATGAAGCAAATGAACGCACTGGAAAGTCATTTGGATTTAAAGCTGATAGAGCGCACCCCCTCTGGCATACGTTTGACAGAAGCAGGCGCTTTAATTTATCAGGATGCAAAATTTATGATAGACTACTCAAAAAAATCCATTTCAAGTGCAAGAGCTACTTTATTCGCTAATGATACGACCTTTTGTGTCGGAACTTCCCTTTTAAATCCTGCCAAGCCCTTTATGGATTTATGGTATCAAGTAAACAAAGATTTTCCAGAATACAAGCTGCACCTTGTTCCTTTTGAAGATAACCACGAGGGCATCCTATCTGAAATTAGTAAACTGGGAGAGAAGTTCGATTTTCTCATTGGAGTATGTGATTCCAAAGCATGGCTGAATCTCTGTAATATGCTTCCCATTGGCAGATATAAAAAAATGATAGCCGTCTCAAGAGAACATCCTCTTGCAGAAAAAAGTCGTATAAACCTAGAAGATTTATACGGTGAAACATTGATGATGGTAAAACCGGGAGATTCGGACGTCAATGATTTTATTCGCAACGATTTAGAAAGACATCACCCTAAAGTCCACATAGAAGATACTACTCAGTTTTATGATTTATCTGTGTTTAATCATTGTGCGGAAACAGGAAAGGTTTTGCTTACTACCGAGTGCTGGCAAGACGTTCACCCAGGACTAGTGACCATTCCCGTAAATTGGGATTACAGTATTCCTTATGGATTATTATATAGTTTAGATGCACCAGAAGATGTACTCAGATTTGTTAATACTTTGGAAAGGAAAATGTAG
- a CDS encoding methyltransferase — protein sequence MTDKKLCIKTEGVQLDDRHSYYNHRYEPTSYEILDILFDEYMLTPEDTLVDYGCGKGRLNFYVNSRFHCHTVGIELNAAYYQDALDNLNTYNGSFKQKIHFECIPAQNYIVTEKENYFYFFNPFSIELFRKVIGNILTSLEDNPRKCKLILYYPDPEYTFYLQNNTIFQLEETITISLAKDVRECFCIYTNEL from the coding sequence ATGACAGATAAGAAACTTTGTATCAAGACTGAAGGTGTCCAATTAGATGATAGGCACTCCTATTACAACCATCGTTATGAACCAACTTCTTATGAGATTTTAGACATCTTGTTCGATGAATATATGCTTACACCAGAAGATACACTTGTTGACTATGGATGTGGAAAAGGAAGATTAAATTTTTATGTAAATTCCCGTTTTCACTGTCACACGGTAGGTATCGAGCTCAATGCTGCATATTACCAAGATGCACTTGATAATCTAAACACCTATAACGGGTCCTTCAAACAAAAGATTCATTTTGAATGTATCCCTGCCCAAAATTATATTGTTACTGAGAAAGAAAATTATTTTTACTTTTTTAATCCTTTTTCCATTGAATTGTTTCGTAAAGTAATTGGAAACATTCTAACAAGTTTAGAAGATAATCCAAGAAAATGTAAATTAATCTTATATTATCCAGATCCTGAATATACATTTTACTTACAAAATAATACTATTTTTCAACTTGAAGAGACAATAACAATCTCGTTGGCAAAAGATGTTCGTGAATGTTTCTGTATTTATACAAATGAATTATAG
- the sfsA gene encoding DNA/RNA nuclease SfsA gives MEYKNIQVGEFISRPNRFIAHVKIENTIEICHVKNTGRCKELLLPGATVYVQHFPNTKRKTSWDLIAVKKGEVLINMDSQAPNKAVKEWLLLGGLGFIPDIVKPEYQYEDSRFDFYLEHDNKRWLIEVKGVTLEKDGVALFPDAPTLRGVKHIEGLARHSKEGFVTAILFVIQMDGILYFTPNEIMHPEFAQALRQAKQEGTHIMAYDCEITPNSMNIRNPIEIKL, from the coding sequence ATGGAATACAAAAATATACAAGTGGGAGAATTTATAAGCCGTCCAAACCGTTTTATAGCCCATGTAAAAATAGAAAACACAATAGAGATTTGCCATGTGAAAAATACAGGAAGATGTAAAGAACTTTTGCTTCCTGGCGCTACTGTTTATGTACAGCATTTTCCAAATACTAAAAGAAAGACAAGTTGGGATTTGATTGCTGTGAAAAAAGGAGAAGTTTTAATAAATATGGACAGTCAAGCGCCAAATAAAGCCGTAAAGGAATGGCTATTATTAGGAGGACTTGGTTTCATACCAGACATAGTAAAGCCAGAGTATCAATATGAAGATAGCCGCTTCGATTTTTATCTGGAGCACGATAATAAACGCTGGCTCATTGAAGTGAAAGGGGTTACCTTAGAAAAAGATGGAGTAGCTCTGTTTCCAGATGCTCCAACCCTTCGTGGAGTAAAGCATATTGAAGGGTTGGCAAGGCATTCAAAAGAAGGATTTGTAACTGCTATTCTATTTGTCATTCAAATGGATGGTATCCTTTATTTTACTCCAAATGAAATAATGCATCCTGAATTTGCACAGGCTCTTCGACAAGCAAAACAAGAAGGTACTCATATCATGGCCTATGATTGTGAGATTACACCCAATAGCATGAATATTCGAAATCCAATTGAAATTAAACTTTAA
- a CDS encoding MATE family efflux transporter translates to MNHEVLYEKSSPIKLFFLVAIPSIISMLMSSFYVIADGIFVGQLLGSQALAAVNIVMPLVIIGFSIGDMIGVGSSVPIAIRLGEKDNASANQIFTLSCFLIIGTGLLTGAIFFIFAEDLIRLMGADEELINLSVQYLYVYAILAPFLSIFFAVDNYLRICGKIKYSMWVNITMAIEGVFLEWLFLGVFKWGIWAAALAFSLSMIISTVVAFYPFFRKKLLLQFVKPKGSIKMVGKIIASGSPTLLNSISGRVTSILINVILLRMAGELSIAAFSVVLYIDNIVHSLIYGLSDSLQPAISYNLGAKNYKRIHALMRLCYLAGFLISLIFTLWIFFGGESAVLLFVQKSDTELIELSLHALQLFAITFLVRWFSSATQSYFTAINRPEYAIAITVTMTIVFPIGFLLILPKTMGLDGIWLTTPFATIATTVLAAILLIRSKKKGFAK, encoded by the coding sequence ATGAATCATGAAGTATTATACGAAAAATCATCACCGATAAAGTTATTTTTTCTGGTAGCTATTCCAAGTATTATTAGTATGCTAATGTCATCTTTTTATGTGATTGCAGATGGCATCTTTGTAGGACAGTTACTTGGATCACAAGCCCTCGCAGCAGTAAATATTGTTATGCCATTAGTAATTATAGGTTTTTCTATTGGTGATATGATTGGTGTAGGTTCTTCCGTACCAATTGCAATTCGCTTAGGAGAAAAGGATAACGCATCTGCAAATCAAATTTTCACATTGTCTTGTTTCTTAATAATAGGAACTGGACTTTTAACCGGAGCTATCTTTTTTATATTTGCAGAAGATTTAATTCGCTTAATGGGAGCGGATGAGGAACTAATAAATCTTTCTGTACAATATTTATATGTATATGCAATACTTGCACCATTCCTCTCAATCTTTTTTGCAGTGGATAATTATCTTCGAATCTGTGGTAAAATCAAATACAGTATGTGGGTAAATATCACAATGGCAATCGAAGGGGTTTTTCTTGAATGGTTGTTTCTTGGTGTATTTAAGTGGGGAATTTGGGCAGCTGCTCTTGCGTTCAGCCTTAGTATGATAATTAGTACAGTTGTCGCATTTTATCCATTTTTTCGAAAGAAATTATTATTACAGTTCGTAAAACCAAAAGGGTCTATAAAAATGGTGGGTAAAATAATTGCTAGTGGTAGCCCAACTTTATTAAATAGTATTTCAGGACGTGTTACATCTATACTAATTAATGTCATATTGCTAAGAATGGCAGGAGAACTGTCGATTGCAGCCTTCAGCGTTGTTTTATATATTGACAACATAGTGCATTCACTTATATATGGACTTAGTGATTCCTTGCAGCCAGCCATCAGTTACAATTTAGGTGCGAAAAATTATAAGCGAATACACGCATTGATGAGGCTTTGCTATCTTGCAGGTTTCCTAATATCACTTATATTTACGCTATGGATTTTCTTTGGTGGAGAAAGTGCAGTATTGTTGTTTGTTCAAAAAAGTGATACAGAGCTCATTGAACTATCTCTTCATGCATTACAGCTATTTGCCATTACGTTCCTTGTACGCTGGTTTTCCTCGGCTACACAGTCGTATTTTACAGCAATCAATCGCCCAGAATATGCAATTGCAATTACGGTGACTATGACCATTGTATTTCCAATCGGATTTTTATTAATTTTACCAAAGACGATGGGACTTGACGGAATTTGGCTTACAACGCCATTTGCCACAATCGCAACCACCGTGTTAGCTGCTATATTATTAATTCGTTCAAAGAAGAAAGGTTTTGCGAAGTAA
- a CDS encoding MerR family transcriptional regulator, translating into MSKKYFTSGEFATVCGTTKETLFHYDEIGILKPTYVAKNGYRYYSPKQFYDFDLIATLKEAGSSLAQIKEYIETYTPENYLKILEMNREKLRQERLKLMRMERLLKNSEQLTKYAMQTPVGLPKLEECEEEYFIVVKLNTAKPISEIDEIYEIADHFKYCFSHKLGDEFPLGSIVLKETLLSGQSYDSYYYSKIYKSVKSERLFVKPKGTYLTMLHRGSMETIEDSYKLMLDYIEKNNLELIGNAYCYDVLSYLATCNTNDFVIQISMQVERKK; encoded by the coding sequence ATGTCCAAAAAATACTTTACAAGCGGTGAATTTGCCACAGTCTGTGGGACTACAAAAGAAACACTATTCCATTATGATGAAATCGGTATCTTAAAACCTACTTATGTAGCTAAAAATGGATATCGGTATTACTCACCAAAGCAGTTCTATGATTTTGATTTAATAGCAACCTTAAAAGAAGCTGGCAGCTCTTTGGCCCAGATTAAAGAATATATTGAGACTTATACACCAGAAAATTATCTTAAAATTTTGGAGATGAATCGTGAAAAGTTAAGACAAGAGAGATTAAAGCTTATGCGTATGGAACGGCTGCTAAAAAACTCCGAACAACTTACAAAATATGCCATGCAGACTCCTGTTGGTTTACCAAAACTGGAGGAATGTGAGGAAGAATATTTTATTGTTGTAAAATTAAATACGGCAAAGCCAATCAGTGAAATCGATGAAATATACGAAATCGCTGACCATTTTAAATATTGCTTTAGTCATAAGCTGGGGGATGAATTTCCTCTTGGAAGTATTGTATTAAAAGAAACCCTGTTGTCTGGACAAAGTTATGATAGTTATTATTACAGTAAGATTTATAAGTCAGTAAAAAGTGAGCGTTTATTTGTGAAACCAAAGGGAACTTATTTAACCATGCTGCATCGTGGTTCTATGGAGACCATTGAAGATTCCTATAAGCTTATGCTTGATTACATTGAAAAAAACAACCTTGAACTCATTGGAAATGCCTATTGTTATGATGTTTTAAGCTACCTTGCAACTTGTAATACCAATGATTTTGTGATACAAATTTCCATGCAGGTTGAAAGAAAAAAATAA
- a CDS encoding SPFH domain-containing protein: protein MDSYFIVIMIGGILLALYLLIFHILGLRIIKSNEVAVVEKWWSIHGSLKNSIIALNGEAGYSPDLLRGGIHFRSTLMYRIHKYPLITIPQGQIAYIFAKDGIPLSPTQTLGKVVMEANNFQDVRGFLQNGGQKGPQRGFLREGTYAINVAQFIVITQNDIKAIFNGSKQEHLELESMQQTLIQRNAFAPVVIMGKGNETSDLMGIVTVHDSLPLQQGEIIAPSVGEGHSSYQDPEKFIELGGRRGKQIEILTDGTYYINRLFATVEFRAKTVVPIGYVGVVVSFFGNQGVDTTGDNYRHGELVETGCKGVLQKPLMPGKYAFNTDAGKVILVPTTNIILKWNRGEVGEHKYDQNLSEVDIITKDAFEPSLPLSVVMHIDYKQAPWVIQRFGDISMLVNQSLDPLVSAYFKDVAQTKTLIELIQERSEIRERAVVEMKDKFEKYNLQLEEVLIGTPKSSKDDIQIENILTQLRERQIAEEKKITYQKQQSAAESEKSLREAQAIAEQQSYLTKSSIQIQIEGNIGAALASKAEQEANQIIALAKANASKVRLEGEADASKETNIGLAKAKAIDAQVKAYGGAEYRITQEITEKLADAIKYTNVDIVPKTIVTMGSSSKDETSSNASIIDTLLKLITIEKLGISLPKEIEKVSEVESISGAKSTNEVDQAIE from the coding sequence ATGGATTCATATTTTATTGTAATAATGATTGGTGGCATTCTACTTGCTCTTTATTTGCTTATCTTTCATATTCTAGGGCTTCGTATTATTAAGTCAAATGAAGTAGCGGTAGTCGAAAAATGGTGGAGTATCCATGGTTCTTTAAAAAACTCTATTATCGCTTTGAATGGCGAAGCTGGCTATTCTCCTGATTTACTACGAGGTGGTATCCATTTTCGTTCTACTTTAATGTACCGTATTCATAAGTACCCTTTGATTACAATACCACAAGGTCAAATTGCTTACATCTTTGCGAAGGATGGTATTCCACTTTCACCGACTCAGACTTTAGGTAAAGTAGTTATGGAAGCAAATAACTTCCAGGATGTTCGAGGCTTTCTTCAAAATGGTGGTCAAAAAGGGCCGCAAAGAGGCTTCCTAAGAGAAGGTACCTATGCCATTAACGTCGCCCAGTTCATTGTTATTACACAAAATGATATCAAGGCAATTTTTAATGGTTCCAAACAGGAACATTTGGAATTAGAAAGCATGCAACAGACTTTAATTCAAAGAAATGCCTTTGCTCCAGTTGTCATTATGGGGAAAGGAAATGAAACCAGTGACTTAATGGGTATTGTTACAGTACATGATAGCTTACCTCTTCAGCAGGGTGAAATTATTGCACCATCGGTTGGTGAAGGGCATTCCAGTTATCAAGATCCCGAGAAATTCATTGAACTCGGTGGACGCCGAGGTAAACAAATTGAAATATTAACAGATGGTACTTATTATATAAACCGTCTATTTGCAACAGTGGAATTTCGTGCTAAAACTGTCGTTCCAATTGGTTATGTCGGCGTTGTCGTAAGTTTCTTTGGTAATCAAGGAGTCGATACCACTGGTGATAATTATAGACATGGAGAGTTAGTGGAAACTGGCTGCAAAGGTGTATTACAAAAGCCTTTGATGCCGGGTAAATATGCCTTCAATACCGATGCAGGTAAAGTAATTCTAGTACCTACCACAAACATTATTTTAAAATGGAACCGTGGAGAAGTAGGAGAACATAAATATGACCAGAATCTATCGGAAGTCGACATTATAACGAAAGATGCCTTTGAACCTTCTCTCCCACTTTCGGTAGTTATGCATATTGATTATAAACAGGCTCCATGGGTAATTCAACGTTTTGGAGATATCAGCATGCTTGTAAATCAGTCTCTAGACCCTTTGGTAAGCGCATATTTTAAAGATGTCGCCCAAACGAAAACTTTAATTGAGTTAATCCAAGAACGTAGCGAAATTAGAGAGCGAGCTGTTGTTGAAATGAAGGATAAATTCGAAAAATACAACCTTCAACTAGAAGAAGTATTAATCGGTACCCCAAAATCTTCAAAAGATGATATTCAAATAGAAAATATTTTGACGCAGCTTCGGGAACGGCAAATTGCAGAGGAAAAGAAAATTACATATCAAAAACAACAATCCGCTGCTGAGAGCGAGAAATCACTTCGTGAAGCACAAGCCATTGCAGAGCAACAAAGCTACTTAACGAAGTCCAGCATCCAAATTCAAATTGAAGGTAATATCGGTGCTGCTTTAGCAAGTAAGGCCGAACAAGAGGCTAATCAAATTATTGCCCTTGCAAAAGCCAATGCTTCAAAAGTCCGCTTAGAAGGTGAGGCCGATGCTTCAAAAGAAACCAATATTGGTCTTGCAAAAGCTAAGGCTATTGACGCACAGGTTAAGGCATACGGAGGAGCGGAATACAGAATCACTCAGGAAATCACAGAGAAATTAGCAGATGCAATTAAGTACACCAATGTTGATATCGTTCCAAAGACTATAGTTACGATGGGAAGCTCATCAAAGGATGAGACTTCCTCGAATGCTTCCATTATAGATACTCTCCTTAAGCTTATTACAATTGAAAAGCTTGGAATATCCCTTCCAAAGGAAATAGAAAAAGTGAGTGAAGTAGAATCGATAAGTGGAGCAAAATCAACAAATGAAGTAGATCAAGCAATAGAGTAG
- a CDS encoding cupin domain-containing protein — MLDQRWVFHDDVEEQNVGEGVIRRVLAYSKDLMCVENSFATGAVGALHHHPHTQITYVISGEFEFEIDGEKKIVKAGDTMLKLNGVVHGCVCLKEGILLDIFNPMREDFVS, encoded by the coding sequence ATGTTAGATCAAAGATGGGTATTTCATGATGATGTTGAAGAACAAAATGTGGGTGAAGGAGTTATTCGCCGTGTACTTGCGTACAGTAAAGATTTAATGTGTGTAGAAAATTCATTTGCTACAGGAGCAGTAGGAGCATTGCATCACCATCCACATACTCAGATTACTTATGTGATTTCTGGGGAATTTGAGTTTGAAATTGATGGAGAGAAAAAGATTGTAAAAGCTGGAGATACTATGCTTAAGCTTAATGGTGTAGTTCATGGCTGTGTATGTCTAAAAGAAGGAATTCTCCTTGATATCTTTAATCCAATGAGAGAAGACTTTGTTTCATAA